The genomic DNA TGCCCCCTGTGCAAGGTCAGTGGGATGGTAAGAGGCTGCCCCCTTCAACAGTTACCAGTCAAACTAATCCTCTGTTCATCGAGTGGTTGGTTAATGCTGGCAGCCACCATTAAAGATTGGCCTTACCAGTTACACACCTCCACTTCTGCAGTTATCCTTAGCCTGTTTCACACAAGGAAGTAGACTTACAGAACAGCTGTCTAGTTTCTTGATGGCTCATGGAAGTGACATCACAGCACGGCATGTTCTGGATCTTTAACATGCTGTTTCCATGGAAGGAGAAAAATAAGTGCTTTCTGGAAAAAACAGCTAGGCCCTGAGACAATCTTACACACTGACAACTGCAGGCTTTCCAGCAGGGCAATCATAATGAGGAGTCTTTGTTCCCAGTACTCAGTTGCAGAGTCATACATGAATTACTTAGCATATGATGATTTAGATAAGCATCATTTGACCTGACCTCTACTAGTAATCTTTTCATAAAGCCTTAGCCTGCCTGGTGTCTGTAAAACTGATCTGCAGACCTTGATCAACATACAAAGGAGGCAACAAAAGCCTCCCCCCATCATATCACCAGTGATCATAACCTGAATGAGGGAAAGCAGTGCTAGTGGCCCATCCACTCCTTGCCTGCCACCAGGGGCAGTTGGGAAATCTCTACCACTTTTCACAATGGACCCCACAAAAGACAATAAGCAACTGGAAAGCTAGTTCTCAGACATGTTGGTGTCAGCTGCTTCTGCAGCAGCAGGCCTCATATTTCCCAACAAAGCCAGGTTCAGCAGTGTAGGTCCTGCCTACATGTGTAAGGTTTCTTATTTCATagcttccctctcccctgctggcaAAGGGGACACGCTGTCCCATGATGTGGGATTCTCACACATGCTGTTTGTTATTCTGTCCCTTTTTAAGAGTTTTCCTTTTTGCCTGTGAAGATTTAGAGAAGAGGGTGGGGGAAGCTGAGCAAGTCTTTGAAGCAACTTGACTTTCGATGATTAATTGCGGTGAAAAGTCTAAGCCAGGGAGACTTATTTTTGATTTATTGATGTTTCTTTGTGAGAACAAATTTATAGCAGAGAGAAGCTGCTTCTGAGAAGAATATCAAACAGTTAAAAGGTTCTAAGCACTCTTTGATGTCACTGCCCTGGAGGAATGCTGGAAAGTATTGGGGAAGAGGCActgtttatttataaaataaagatCAGGTACCTGCTTTTGGCATAGACCTTCAGCTGAGTGCCTGTTTAGACTACTCAGACAGCCATGGAATTCGACTTTAAACCCCTGCCATAGCAGCCTGCTGAGGTGATGAGAGCCCACAGCTAGAGGAAGGTTTCCAGCCACACACACTCCACAGAGTGGCACCCGTTTCTTTCACTGGTAGAGAAAGTAGCAGTGCTTTGGCCATGCTATTCATTCTGGGCTGTAAACTGCAAACTACTACTGCAGGAGCAGGATGGGACCCAGTTTTTGAGGGCAAGATGCCCTGCTATAGTAATTTGGTCTACAACAATCAAAACGTGCAACATCCTTTTTTAGAATCGCCTCTTCCTCTTTGTGGTTGCTGAGGGCTTGCTCTGCTCAGCTGATAGGGGTGAGGAAGCAGCTGCTACTGTAGCAAGATGTCAAGGGCATAGTGAAGCAACAACACTGCCCATCCCGGTAGCTAAACAGGCGGCCAGTCCAGACATTCAGTATCAGATTAACTCCCAGATCAGGACTTTCTCCTCTTAGTAGCTGATGCATCCCATTCTGCTTGATCAGGCCTCTAAAAATCCAGAAGCTGTAAGGAGAGACCATCAGCTGCTTTAGTTCTCATAACAGTAAGAGGCCGTTCCAAACTAGTCATTGACACATCTGTGGGGTCCCCAGCAGCCCTGTACGGATGTTACTAACTAGTCAAACATCCCCCTGAAGGAAGGGGATTAAGATGGCTCTGCCCATATCCTTATCCTGTTAGCAGGGGAAGCTGAACTACACTTTACATACCAGCTGTGGCAGCACTTTCTCCACGTGTTCAATATCCACCCTGTCCAAGTCTTCAGCCTGAGCCTGCCGTGTGCTGCGTGCTGCAGCTTCTGCACCACACATGCAAGACAAGACAAACATCACAAGTAGGTGTGGAAAAGGAAGTCCTAAGCTAATAGGGCTGGATTTTGGGGTGCAGCCACAGCACCACAAGGTAAAAGGGGAGCAATTTCTCAAGACCCCTCTTGTTTTTAGTCTTGTGTAAAATGGAATCTTTCGTGGCATTATACAACCACAGCTGAGGAGAGAGCTGGTCCTCTTCACTCACACTGGCTTATGCTGTTGCAACAGGGAGTGGCATCTAAAAAGGTAGAAAGGCCATTCCACAGGCAGAGTGGGTACAATTGCCTAGCAATGAGGCACCTGCACTTGACAGAACAGGCTTGTTTCCTTACACTGTCCTGCCACAGCAGCCTGGATTTGCTAATCGGACTACCCCAAGGAAGAGCAGCTCTATGGAAGATTGCCTTTCCTGGAGGGAAGTTTTAGAAAAGCTCCATCAAATCACAAGCAAAGTGCCTTGCCAGAACTGCCACAACTTTTCTAATTGACCCAAATCTATGACCAAAAGTACTGAGAATAAAAGGGCAGCTCCTAAGCACTTACCTCGAACAAACACATTCAGCATTTCTGCCATTAGCAGCAAAGCATCACTGCTGACTAGAGGCAAAGGAAAGTGTTATCAGAAGACATGCaacaggaggaggaaggatgggcACAAGCTTAGGGCATTATCGTAGAACTTAAGGCTTGggttgaagacttcaataactcaggcacaggttaggggtttgttatagaactggatgggtagggttctgtggcctgctttgtgccgggggtcggactagatgatcacattggtcccttctgaccctagaatctatgaatctaagtctctgctccaccacaaaCTTCCCATCTGCCCCGGGGCAAACCCCGAGTAAATTAAACTAACCCACTTTAATTCTGACAGAGCATCCACATATGGTGCAGGTTTGCAGACACTATGGCTTGCATTTCCCACTCtcagaaagccaggctggggggactATCTAGTGTGAAAAGTATCTGCTGGTGGAATCTTTCAGGAAGCAGgtaggagagctacaggaggagatgGCTAGGCTGAGAAGCATCCGTGCCCATGAGGAATTCATTGAGAGTATTCATACAGAGACGTCAAAGACTGAGGAAACTATCCAGCTAGAGAGGACTGCTGTCATGCCACCAAGGAGGGAGGTTATGGTGCTGCCACAGGGACCACACTGGCTGCTAGTTACTTCTGGAAGCAGACACTGCTCTACCCCTATTCCCAGCCCACTCACCATAGTGATGCACTGTTATGCTGTTCTGCCAACAAGCCATGAAGAATCAACCCCAATGTGAaagaggagaagccatgtaccACCAAGGCTAGGAGGATCTCAGCCACCGCTCCCAGGAAGAAATGTCGTGTAGTGattggtgagggggaaagaggcaCCGATCTGTTGGCCTGACATGACATCCTGGGAggcatgctgcctgccaggggcccgtatcagACATTATTGAGCGATAAGGATCATCTGGTCTTCTACCCCATGcaggcactaatgatactgcaaggtatgaccctcagcagatcagaagtgactatagggctctgggagtaagggtAAAGGAGTTGGAAGCGCAGGTGGTGTTCTCTTTAATCCTTCCGGTCAGGGTTAAGGGCCTAGGCAGAGAGATCCATCGTAGAAATGAATGCCTGGTtgcaaagatggtgtcgccaggagggctccgACTTCCTTGACCACTGGATGCTGTTCTGGGAAGGACTACTAAGCAGAGAAAGGGGTCCATCTAatgaggaggggggaaaaagcatCTTTGGAATATGGACTGGCTAACcttgtgaggagggctttaaactaggtttgatggGGGCAgttgacaaaagcccacaggtaagtccaaaacatggagacctgagagagaggtcagaatctggggggagcatgggctgtcTTAACCGGGATAAGGGAGACACACAAGAACACAGGgaggaaatcaaatcagtatcttagatatctgtatactaatgcgacaagtatggggaataagcaagAAAAAACTgaaatgctagttaataaacagaactatgacatagttggcatcacagtgGTGGGACAATATGGAATACAGTAtgggtatagaagggtacagcttgctcaggaagaacAGGTAGGGAAAAAAGGGGAGGAGATATTGCCTtatatgttaaaaatgtacacattgaACCAAGGttaagatggaaataggagacagacttgttgaaagtctctgggtaaggattaAGGGGGTGAAAAAGAAAGGTGAAGTCATCGTAAGGGTCTACTacccacctaaccaggaagaagaggtgaatgaggctttttttaaacaaacaaacatccagCACACAGGACTTCAGCTACCCAGACATCTATTGGGAAAATAACTCAGCAGggtacagattatccaacaagttcttggaatgtattggagacaatctGTTAGTTCATAAGGTGGAGGAAAGCCACGAGGGGAGAGGCTGTTAATTTTGACGACTAGGGAAGAACTGGCTAAGAATTTGAAAATGCAATGCAGcataggtgaaagtgatcatgaaatggtagactTCATGATTGTAAGGAATGGAAAACAGCTCAATAAAGctcaataaagataatggatttcaggaaggcagactttagcaaagtCAGGGAGTTAGTAGGTAAGATCTCATGGGAAgcaaatctaaggggaaaaacagttcaagagagttggcagttttcgAAGAGAtgttattaagggcacaaaagcaaactatcccactgtgtagaaAAGAGTATGGTAAGAGACCACCCTGACGTAaccagatcttcaatgatctgaaactcaagagACCAAcgaaaagtggaaactaggtcaaattacataggatgaatataaacaaacaacacaagcacgtagggacaaaattagaaaggccaaggcaaaaaacaagattaaactacagtagaacctcaaagctacaaacaccagagttacaaactgaccagtcaaccacacacctcaattggaactggaagtatgcaatcaggcagcagcagagaaaaaaaaaaaaaaaagccagtacagtactgtgttaactgtaaactactaaaaataaggcaaactttaaaaaaaagatttgacaaggtaaggaaactatttatctgcttgtttcatttaaattaagatggctaaaagcagcatgtttcttctgcatagtaaagtttcaaagttgtattaagtcaatgttctgtTCTAaagttttgaaagaaccaccataaccttttgttcagagttatggtCAGTCTCCAATTCAAAGGGGTTTGTaagtctgaggttctactgtagctaGAGacaaaggataacaagaaaacattctataagTACActggaagcaagaggaagatcaaggacaggataggcctgttactcaatgaggggagaaaaacagtaacagagaatgtggaaatggcagaaatgttaaatgactttttattttcatcaaaaaggttagtagcgattggatgtctaacatagtgaatgtcagtgaaaataaGGTAGAATcaaaggctaaaatagggaagaaCAAGTTACAAATTACTTAGGCAACTTAGATGCCTTCAAGTCACAAGGGCCTGATTAAAAAcatcctagagcaggggtggctaaCCTGAGGCATTGGAATAAACTGTCCAGGCAGGATGTGGAATTTCtaccattggagatttttaagagcaggttagacaaacacctgtcagggatggtctagataatacattagtcctgctgtgagttcaggggactggactagatgatctcttgatgtCCCTTCTaagcctatgattctatggctttaatccagtttaactaatccactttaaattcacacctttcatTAGTCAGTCTTAATTTTCTTAAAgtgttcccatgtagacaagcccttagtctctctAGGTCTCAATTCCTTATCTGCATAAcggaggggagaggggggttaacagcacttccctacctggaggataaatacattaaagattctcAGATTCTATGGCAAAGGGGGCCAGATTAGTGCCTTCGACAAGCGTTtctcaaaattttttttttccatggaccacctgaaaattgctgaggtctcggcggaccacttaatgatctttccaaatgttgtttgtaccattagctaactactgtaaagcactttggataagtgTTATATACAAAAAATTAACatgtttttgttctacaaataaaagcatgcaactcatattttaatatcagtcaTCTCTCCCCCGCTGTGGCAGTTACCAAGCTGGGCTGGGAAgcgggggtgtctctcccccaacgcggcagcccccaagctggggctgggaaggaggggggtgtcTCTCTTCGGCAGATGCAGCCCTGAAGCTGGAGAAAGTTGCCTTTCTCCAGCGCCACATCCCATCCATcttgcacatcccaaattcttcctaccccctcttctcaccccactgtccccccacctcctattccccccaaggccaccacctcactttacatgtgcatcttctccagggtccaagcCCCTAAttagtgcagctccactgattaGGTGGgcagcccttcattctctcatgtgatGCCGCTCAGGTGTGCACCATAGAAGGAACTATCcttggaccacagtttgagaacctctgccttagACAGCATGTACATCCAGGGAACAAGTGTTTGCCCATTTAAACCGAGAACCAACACAGAGCCAGGGTGGCTTCCTGGTCACCTCTGGTTTTCCTGAATTTCAGAAGAGCTCTTTGTGGCTtgaaaccttgtctctctcaccaacagaagatgctccaataaaatatattacctcacccaccttgtgcctctaataccctgggaccaacacagctacagctacACTATGTACTATAGGCAACTAGGTAATTTGCAAAAGGAATCTAGCTCTCTACAGAGAGTGTACAGGAGAAGCACTTACCTCGAGTTTTGTCATCTTTGAAATGGAGATGAAGTATTTTGTTAACAGTCTCCTGCATGAAAAGGGAACATGATATAGAACTGGTGAGTGAGAAGCAAATGAAACTCCTTTTCCTGCCTTTCCTGACCAAAAACTGTATAAACAGTCctgtcctcccctgccccacagttgGAGAAAATCCCCCAGCCATTTCTGAGGCagcacttctctctctctgtgctttcCTTCCCACCCCTTTGTCTTGGCTACTACTTaggctgcaagctctttggggcagggattgtctctcactAAGCATCTGTACAGTACCAAGCAGATAGGACCCAGGCCTTGTCTGGGctgctaggtgctaccacaatacaaataaatagataTTTAAATCCTTTATTCCCACACTGGATGTTTTTGGAGAGGACTTTCCTTTTCTGATCAGTGCATGAGAATCAGTGGTTGGAAACATTTGCTTACACATACACATCCCCTCAAGTGTTTACATCTTGCCACCTGTTAGGAATAGAAAGACTTACATCAGCATGAATGCTTCATGTCTCTGAAAGCTGCCATTCTCAACTTCCAATGACATGAAGCTATAGTTTCTATCTAAAAGGTTTCATCTTGATAAAACCCTAAACACTTTCCCCCTTTATCTGCCCCTTAAGCTGCTTGCATGGAAATAGTTCTGCATTATTCTTCACAGTGAGTCAGTTAAGTCAATGTCTGATTCTCAGTGCTACCGCAGTTAGTTTGCACCTACTGCAGAGGATTTAGAAACTCCAATGCAACCTTTTCAGTTAGGTTTAAGATAAATCCTAAAAGTTGTTGTAAAGTCTAAGTTTAGGGCTAGGCTGTAGCTATCCATCTCCCTCTAACTATCCCTGCTTTTGGAGATCAGGCCAGGACTGAACACACCCACCAGACACCAAATCTTAGGCAATAACTCTGGTTGCAGGGAATCCTATCTGATAACCAGTTTTTGGCACAGAAAGTTAAAGGGGAGCAAGAATTTGATGAGGTTGAGGCAGAGAGAAACAAATTAgggggcagagccggggaaaGAGATTTGCATATCATCTCCAGACACATTAAACAACACTGAACTCAGAAATGAGCTGATCAAAGGCAGCAAGAAGGAAGAAGCTGCAAGGAGAGAGGACTATCATGATCAGTGAAAAGTCAGTGGGTAGGTCAAAACAACACTACACGTGCAGCACAAGAAGCCACACCTAGAGCTCAAGAGCCTGGTGGTAGCCTGCCACGCATGCCACAACCTAGCAGCCTTGACCGGCCAATAGAGCATCATTGCTGCTAGCACCAAAGTTAGTGAGTtgaaggaggtgggggaaagcaGCCCACTGACCACAAGTGAGACTAAAAACTGCTCTTCTGTGAGGCAACGATGGGGGAGACAGGGTGAAGCGAGAGAAGTCAGGTCTCCCAGCCCCCTACGGTTTTGTTAAAGGGGAAATGGGATGGTAACTGGCGAAGGCAGGTGGGTCTGGAGCGACAAGTGGCTGAGCGCGGGAAGCTTCTGGCTAACAGGCGTGGGGGCACCGCAGAAGCGCTGAGCTGGTTACAGGCCGGGCCGGGGTCTGAGGGCTGGCAGGCGAGGCCATGCACGGGGGAGGCGGGAGGCGTTTGGAGTGATGGCCGCTGCCGTGAGCGGGAGGCCTGGGGGAAGCACCGGGCGCTGGGGGTCCGCTGGCAGCGGCGCAGGGA from Gopherus flavomarginatus isolate rGopFla2 chromosome 12, rGopFla2.mat.asm, whole genome shotgun sequence includes the following:
- the CENPX gene encoding centromere protein X — translated: MPSAIVGPPLPQRRCRMEKREEGASGFRKETVNKILHLHFKDDKTRVSSDALLLMAEMLNVFVREAAARSTRQAQAEDLDRVDIEHVEKVLPQLLLDF